The Verrucomicrobium spinosum DSM 4136 = JCM 18804 DNA segment CGTGTGGACGGGCATCGTCAATGCCCGGGCTGAATGCATCGGCGTCATCGACTGCGATCTTCAAGACCCACCCGATGTGCTCATGCAGCTCTACCGGAGAGTGGTGGACGGCGGGGTGGACATCTGCGCCGGGGTGCGTGGAAAGCGCGAGGAGGCCCCCTGGTGGCTCTGCATTGCCTACAAGACCTTTTACCGCCTGATGGGCTGGCTGGCAGAGCATGACTACACCCTGGACAGCGGGGACTTCTGCGTGGTGAACCGCCGTGCGCACGCCGCCCTCTGCCGTCTGGGAGAAGCCGCTCCGGTCCACCGTGGACTGCGTTCCTGGGTGGGGTTCAAGCAAGACACCATCACCTACCTCCGCCCGCCGCGTCTTCACGGGCAGAGCAAATACAACCTGACCCGCCTCGCGGTGCTGGCGATCAACAACCTGGTGAACTTCAGCACTGCTCCCCTGCGTCTGGCCACGCTGGTGGGGCTGTTTATGGGGTTCATCACCTTGATGGCTGCCGGATTGTTCCTCCTGAACCGCATCTTTCCCAGC contains these protein-coding regions:
- a CDS encoding glycosyltransferase family 2 protein gives rise to the protein MDFSQLHPGADGGVSAPMTESPALPKFCVVIPCYNEQESIPVLVEKLTPVLEEGTAGSWQILFVDDGSRDATPSMIWDLHAKDPRYQGIRLSRNFGHQPAVWTGIVNARAECIGVIDCDLQDPPDVLMQLYRRVVDGGVDICAGVRGKREEAPWWLCIAYKTFYRLMGWLAEHDYTLDSGDFCVVNRRAHAALCRLGEAAPVHRGLRSWVGFKQDTITYLRPPRLHGQSKYNLTRLAVLAINNLVNFSTAPLRLATLVGLFMGFITLMAAGLFLLNRIFPSFSLFGYYVGANPGTATLVLYTSFISAALFFCLGIIGEYLAVVIKEVKRRPVTVIAEKTE